A stretch of Homo sapiens chromosome 12, GRCh38.p14 Primary Assembly DNA encodes these proteins:
- the KRT3 gene encoding keratin, type II cytoskeletal 3: MSRQASKTSGGGSQGFSGRSAVVSGSSRMSCVAHSGGAGGGAYGFRSGAGGFGSRSLYNLGGNKSISISVAAGGSRAGGFGGGRSSCAFAGGYGGGFGSGYGGGFGGGFGGGRGMGGGFGGAGGFGGAGGFGGAGGFGGPGGFGGSGGFGGPGSLGSPGGFGPGGFPGGIQEVTINQSLLQPLNVEIDPQIGQVKAQEREQIKTLNNKFASFIDKVRFLEQQNKVLETKWNLLQQQGTSSISGTNNLEPLFENHINYLRSYLDNILGERGRLDSELKNMEDLVEDFKKKYEDEINKRTAAENEFVTLKKDVDSAYMNKVELQAKVDALIDEIDFLRTLYDAELSQMQSHISDTSVVLSMDNNRSLDLDSIIAEVRAQYEDIAQRSKAEAEALYQTKLGELQTTAGRHGDDLRNTKSEIIELNRMIQRLRAEIEGVKKQNANLQTAIAEAEQHGEMALKDANAKLQELQAALQQAKDDLARLLRDYQELMNVKLALDVEIATYRKLLEGEEYRMSGECPSAVSISVVSSSTTSASAGGYGGGYGGGMGGGLGGGFSAGGGSGSGFGRGGGGGIGGGFGGGSSGFSGGSGFGSISGARYGVSGGGFSSASNRGGSIKFSQSSQSSQRYSR; encoded by the exons ATGAGCAGACAAGCCAGCAAGACATCTGGTGGCGGGAGCCAGGGTTTCTCCGGCCGCTCTGCTGTGGTCTCCGGCAGCAGCAGGATGAGCTGTGTGGCCCACTCTGGGGGAGCTGGCGGAGGGGCCTATGGCTTCCGGAGCGGAGCAGGTGGCTTTGGCAGTCGCAGCCTCTACAACCTGGGCGGCAACAAGAGCATCTCCATCAGCGTGGCAGCTGGCGGCTCCCGGGCTGGAGGCTTTGGGGGAGGGCGGAGCAGCTGTGCCTTTGCAGGTGGCTATGGAGGTGGCTTTGGGAGCGGCTATGGAGGTGGCTTTGGTGGTGGCTTTGGTGGTGGCAGAGGAATGGGAGGTGGCTTTGGTGGAGCTGGTGGCTTTGGAGGGGCTGGTGGCTTTGGAGGGGCTGGTGGCTTTGGTGGTCCTGGTGGCTTTGGTGGGTCTGGTGGCTTTGGTGGGCCTGGCAGCTTGGGCAGTCCTGGTGGCTTTGGCCCTGGGGGCTTTCCTGGGGGAATTCAGGAAGTGACTATCAACCAGAGTCTCCTGCAGCCCCTCAATGTGGAGATCGACCCCCAGATTGGGCAAGTAAAGGCCCAGGAGCGGGAACAGATCAAGACCCTCAACAACAAGTTTGCCTCCTTCATTGACAAG GTGCGGTTCCTGGAGCAACAGAACAAAGTCCTGGAGACCAAGTGGAACCTGCTCCAGCAGCAGGGCACAAGTTCCATCTCAGGCACAAACAACCTTGAGCCTCTTTTTGAGAATCACATCAACTACCTGCGGAGCTACCTGGACAACATCCTCGGGGAGAGAGGGCGCCTGGACTCTGAGCTGAAGAACATGGAGGACCTGGTGGAAGACTTCAAGAAGAA ATATGAGGATGAAATCAATAAACGTACAGCTGCTGAGAATGAATTTGTGACTCTGAAGAAG GATGTGGACAGTGCCTATATGAACAAGGTGGAGCTTCAGGCCAAAGTGGATGCCTTGATAGATGAGATCGACTTCTTAAGGACCCTCTACGACGCT GAGCTATCTCAGATGCAGAGCCACATCAGTGACACATCTGTGGTGCTGTCCATGGACAATAATCGCTCCCTGGACCTGGACAGCATCATTGCTGAAGTTCGTGCACAGTATGAGGATATCGCTCAGAGAAGCAAGGCCGAAGCTGAGGCCCTGTACCAGACCAAG TTGGGGGAGCTGCAGACCACGGCTGGCAGGCATGGGGATGACCTAAGAAATACCAAGAGCGAGATCATAGAGCTCAACAGAATGATCCAGAGGCTGCGGGCAGAGATCGAGGGTGTCAAGAAGCAG AATGCCAACCTGCAGACGGCCATTGCCGAGGCCGAGCAGCATGGAGAGATGGCCCTCAAGGATGCCAATGCCAAGCTCCAAGAGCTGCAGGCTGCTCTACAGCAGGCGAAGGATGACCTGGCGCGGCTGCTACGTGACTACCAGGAGCTGATGAATGTCAAGCTGGCCCTGGACGTGGAGATCGCCACCTACCGCAAGCTGCTGGAGGGCGAGGAGTACAG GATGTCTGGAGAGTGTCCGAGTGCTGTCAGCATCT CCGTGGTCAGCAGCAGCACGACTTCCGCCTCCGCAGGTGGCTATGGAGGAGGTTACGGCGGAGGCATGGGCGGTGGTTTAGGAGGTGGCTTCAGTGCGGGCGGCGGCTCAGGCAGTGGCTTTGGCCGGGGAGGCGGCGGTGGAATCGGCGGTGGATTTGGCGGCGGCAGCAGCGGTTTCAGCGGTGGCAGCGGCTTTGGCTCCATCTCTGGCGCCCGCTATGGAGTCAGTGGCGGGGGCTTCAGCTCGGCCAGCAACCGGGGCGGCAGCATCAAGTTCTCCCAGTCCTCCCAGTCCTCCCAGCGCTACTCCAGATAA